Genomic window (Achromobacter sp. B7):
CGGCACGCCCAGGCTGCCCAGCGTGGAGCCGATATTGAGCACCTGCGCGCGCGGGTGGGATCGCAGCACCGGCAGCATGCCCGCGATCAACATCATGGGCGCGACGACGTTGGTTTCCATCACGCGATGGGCCTCGTCGGCCTGCAACCGATCGGCCGGGCCGAATGCGGCCACCGCCGCGTTATTGATCAGCACGTTCGCGCCCCGCGCCGCCGCCGCGTCCACAATCGCCGCGCGACCACTGTCGGTGGTCACGTCCACGACCAGCGCGTCCACCCGCAGGCGATCTGTTGCCCCCGCGTTCAACGACTGCGCCAGCGCCAGCAGCGGTCCCGCCGTGCGACCCACCAACAGCAGGCGCGCACCTTCGTCAACCAGCCGGCGCGCGATGGCGCTGCCCAGCCCCCCCGCCGCGCCAGTCAACACCACCGAGGCGTCGCGCGGGCTCATGCGCCCGCCCCTTGCGATGCGGCACGTGGCAACGCCTGGAAGATCGCGCCGTACAGGTGATAGAACATATTGGCGGCATGGACGACCGCGGCCTGGTCGGCGGCGCTGTCGAGCCGATTCATCAGGTCGGCAAAGTGCGCGGTGTGCTCCTGGTCCAGCGTGCCATGGGAACGCAGGTAGCTAAAGGCAGTCGCCGGCAGCGCCAGCTTGCTTTGGATCTGGTCGGCGGCATTCAAGGCCAACGCCACGCTGGTGCCTTCCAGCACGTGCACCATGCCAAAGAAACTTATCGGGTTCTTGCGTGCAATCGTGTCGTACGCGTAGGCCACCATGATCTCGGTGGCCGCGCCCGGCCCGGCGGCATGGACGGCGTCCGCACTTATTCCCAACGCACGCAGGTCGTTCAGTATCCATTCGTCGTGTCCCGTTTCCTCTTCGATGTACTCGTCGACGGCGCTCTGCATCCAGCTCAGCCGCGCGGGCAGGCGCGCGCGCAACGCATGCATCAAGGGCACGGTGTGGGTGACGTGGTGGTAGGCCTCTTGCAGGAAAGCCTTGTACGCGGGCAGGGAAACATCGCCGCGCAGGCAGTCCTGAATGATGGGAGTGGCCACCAGGGCCTGCCGGCCTTGCCGCGTCTGATCCAGCAATTGTTCGAAGAATGTCATGATCGTTTCAAGCCAAGGGTTGTGCGGAGGTCCGCGAAAAAAGATCGGCGTGCAGGGCCGCCACGGCGGCGCGGCGCGCGCGTCCGTTCGGCGTGCTAAGGCCACTGGCCGCGCTGAATTCGGCACGCGCCCGCACCCAGCGGCCGATGCGCGCATAGTCAGGCAGCGTGGTGTTGACGCGGTCGATGGCGGCCTGCAAGGTGGCGTCGTCGACGTCGCCCAGCGGCCAGATCACGGCGCCCAATTCGGGCTGGCCTTCGCCCAACACGACAGCCTGCGCAATGCACGCCTGCCCGCCCAGTGCAAGCTCGATCCACTCCGGCGACACGTTGCGTCCGAAGCCGGTGATCAGCACGTTTTTCTTGCGCCCCTGTACATGCAGAAAGCCCGCTTCGTCCAGATGCCCCAGATCGCCGGTGGCCAGCCACTCCCGTGGCGCGGTCAGCTCGCCCAGGTAGCCCAGCGCGTGCGTGCCGGCGATTTCAATTTCGCCATCGGGCGCCACGCGTACCTTCGCGTGGGGCAGCGGCCGGCCACAAGAACCGTTGCGCTTGGCCCCGGGCAGATTCAAGGTCTGCACGGAGCACGCCTCGGACAGGCCATAGCCTTCGTATGCCGGCAAGCCCAGGGCGCGTGCGGCGTCCAGCAGCCCTTTGCCCACCGCCGCGCCGCCCACCGCCATCAGCCGCAATGCGGCAGGCGCGCGCGTGGCTGTCGCGTGCAACCAGCCCGCATACGCGCGTAGCATCTGCGGCAACACGATGACGCTTTGGGCGTCCGCGTCCATCAGGGCGCGGTGAAACACGGCCGGGTCGAAGCGGGACGAACCCTGCAAGCCGACCTCGTTCAAGGGCCGCACGCACACGGCGGCGCCCTCGATCAGCGGTGAATACACGCCGGCAATATTCTCCAGCAGCACCGGCAACGGCAGCGCGGACAGGTGCCGTACGATTCCCAGCGGCCGGGTGGCCTCGGCCAGGCTGGCCGCCACGGCCAGCATCTCTTGCGCGCCCAGGCACACGCCTTTGGGGCTTCCGGTCGAACCTGACGTGAAGGTGATCTTCGCGGTCCGCGCGGGCAGCGCCACCGCCGCCACGGCACGCCGGAACAACACCGACGTGTCCGGCAGCGATTCCAAGGCCTCGAACCCGAAGGCCTGCAACAAGGGCTGAATGGACGCGGGACCCACGACGACGTTGACGCCCGCCGCGTTCAAGGTGTCGCGCCACTGACCGGGCGTGAAGAACAGCGGCAAAGGCACGTGGACCACGCCCGCCTTCAGGCAGGCCAGGTCATGCACGATCCAGTCGGCGCCGTTATCCATCAACGACGCGACGACTCGCGCACCATGTGCCGCAAGCACCTGGGCGCGGGCTTCGATGCGGCTGAGCAGCGCGGCATGGTCCACCGCATGCGCGACCGTCCGCAAGGCGGGAAGCCGGGCCCGCGCGGGTTCGTTCAACAAGGAAAAAAAGTCATGCGGGTTCATGCGGCCTGCTCCGGAAAGCGCGCCAGGATGGCGTGCAGGCGTCCGGCAAACACTTGTGGGCCGTGCGCGTAATAGGTGCCCCAGTCGGCACGTTCGTGCTCGCTGAGATGGTCCGCCGTGGCGGTGCACAGCGGTTGATGCGCCAGGCCCATCCGCACGAACAGCTGATGCAGCTCGCGGGTCAGCGTGCTGACGGCCCAATCGAAACCTTGCTGATGCAGATGGCGGGCCAGCAGCGGCACGAGCAAGCGCCCCGCGCCCGGACGGACGGCGGCGAACTGGCCGGCTTCGACGATGCGCCCTCTTGCGACCAAAGCGCCCTCGTCAAGCAGGTATTTTTCTATCGGTGCGGCCAGATAGCGTTCCAGGAACAAGGGATCGGCGGCGCCGCGATAGCCCGCGGCGGCCAGGATTTCCCCGTCGCTCTGCACGCTGACCAGGGTGGGCAACCAATCATTGATCTGCGCCCCGAACCGTTGCTGATAACGTTGCCGGATATACGATTCAACGCGCGCCCGCATCGGATCTTCCGGCGCATGCACGTGCAAGGTGGCGACAGCGGACGCGGGGCGCGAGGCCATCGGCAATCCGGCAGGTAGGGCTAAGAGCTTGGTGTGCGACATACTGGCTTCCAGTCGAGCGGGGTTTCCTCAGACAACGGAGCGCAGCTTAGGCATCGAACCTTAATGACAAATTAACCGGCGGCCGGTGGTAATCTCGTCCCCATACGGTCAGCAGGCAATCCATGCGAATCCTCATCATTGAAGACGACCCGCTTATAGGCGACGGGCTGAAATCCGGACTACGGCTTCTGGGCTATGCCGTGGATTGGTTCACCAACAGCCGCGACGGCGACCACGCCATGGGCGTCGTGCATTACGACGCCGTGGTGCTGGACCTGGGACTGCCCGGCGAAGACGGGGTGGCGTTGCTGACCCGCTGGCGCCACGCCGGACGCACCCTGCCCGTGGTTATCCTGACCGCGCGCGAGGCCGTCGAAAGCCGCATCGCGGGGCTGGACGCCGGCGCTGACGACTACCTGATCAAACCCATTGCGCTGGACGAACTGGCCGCGCGCCTGCGGGCGGTGACACGGCGCGTGGCGGGCAAGCCGGAACCCGTATGGCGCCATGGCGACCTGGACTACCACCCTGCCCTGCACGAAGTGCACTGGAAGGGCCAAAAGGTTGACCTGACCACGCGCGAAGCCCTGCTGCTGGAGCTTTTCCTGACGCACCCGAATCGTGTGCTGACGCGTGACTTCATCCGCGACAAGCTCTACGACTGGGAGGCCGAACTGGAAAGCAACGCGCTGGAAGTCTTCGTGCATCACCTGCGCAAGAAAATCCATCCGAAGATCGTGCGTACCGTACGCGGGTCGGGCTATGCGCTGGGCAAGGTGGACGCCGAATCATGACGCTGCAACGCAGGCTGATCGTCGCCGTGCTGCTGGCCGCTCCATTTGCGTGGCTGGTCACCATCGCCGGCTCCTACTGGCGTGCCTCGCATGAAATCAACGAGCTCTACGACACCGACATGCTGCGCCTGGCGCAGCAGACCATCGCCGTCGCCGGGTTGATCCCGGAGTCGGTCACCACGGTGCCGTTGCCCGCGCCCGCCCCATCGTCGGCCGACACCGGCGACGCAGGGCTGGGCGACCTGTCCGTGGCGATCTGGCGCGGCCCGCACGACGCCCGGGTGCTTGACCCCGAGGCGCAGCAGTTTCCGCGCGAAGAACAGCGCGAGGGTTTCTTCAACAGCGTCGTCAACGGCGTGCCGTGGCGCCTGGTCTACCTGAGCGACGCCGCCAGCAACACGCGCGTGGCCGTAGGCCAGCGCATCGGCGAACGCGATGACCTGGCCATCGCCTACGTGGCCAGCCAGATCCTGCCCTGGCTGCTCGGGCTTCCCGTGCTCATCGCTCTGCTGATATTCGCCGTACGCAGGGCCATCCGGCCGGTGCGCGACCTGTCGGCGCAACTGGAGCGCCGCCGCCCGGACGACGCCAACCCCTTGCCCACCGCCAACGTCCCGGGCGAATTGAAGGTACTGGTCGACGCCATGAACGGATTGTTGGCGCGCGTGGGCAGCCTGATCGAACAAGAGCGCCGCCTGACCGCCGACGCTGCCCACGAGCTGCGCACCCCCTTGGCGGCCGTGCGCGCGCAATGGGATGTCGCGCAGCGCACCGAAGACCCGGCCGAGCGCAAGCAGGCGCAAGCCAGTGTCACGCGCGGCATCGAAAGGCTGGACCGGCTGGTGTCGCAACTGCTGACGATGGCCCGGCTGGACAGCGCCAATCATGCGGACTTTGGCGGTTCGGTGGACTGGCGCATCGTGGCTGAACAAGCAGTGGGAGACTGCCTTTGGATCGCGGACCGGCGCGACGTCGAGATCGCCGTCGAATGGCCCGACGGTAACGTCCAGCCGCTACCCACCGCGGGCGACGAAGGCGCATTGACCATCATGCTGAAGAACCTTCTGGACAACGCCATTCGCTACGGCCCGCGCCAGTCGCGCGTGCGCTTGAGCTTCGGATCAGCCGACATCACCGTCGACGACGAAGGCACGGGCATCGCCCCTGACGTCCTGCCCCGGCTGGGCGACCGCTTCCTGCGGGCGGCGGGCCATGAAGAAGCCGGTAGCGGCCTGGGGGTGTCCATCGCCCGACGAATCGCCCACAACCATGGCCTGCGCATTGATTTTGCGATGCGCGAGGCTACCGACGGCTTCGGGCGCGGGCTACGCGTATCATTGCGGCGCGGGCAATAGCGCCCTGGCCGGGACCATCACAAAAAAAACAGAAACGACGCCGACACCAGCGTAGGAATCAGCGCGCCAGCCAGCAAGCCCGGCATGCTGACCGCGCCGTTGGCGAAGCTGCCGCGCAGCAGCGCCACGCCCGCCGGGTTGGGCGCATTGGCGATGACGGTCAGCCCGCCACCGGCCACCGCGCCTGCCACCAGCATGTACTGCGCCTGGCTGGAGATACCGTCGATCAGCGAACCCAGGTAGGTCAGCGCGGCGTTGTCGGTGATGGCCGTCAGCGCCAGGGCGCCGACGAACAGCACGTTTGGCTCCAGCCCGCTGACGATGGGTTGCAGCCACCACTGCTGCATGCCGCCCAGCACCACCAGGCCCGCAAGGAAGAAGCCCACCAGCAGCGCCTCTTTGATGATCAACGGGCTTTGATGCGCTTTGTACGCCTGGGTGTAGCCGATGAAAAACAGGAACAGCGCCAGGAACAGGATGGGGTGATGCGCGCTGAGCACGACGGCGGCCAGGAAGAACAGGTGCACGATGATGACCACGGGCGACATCGGCACGGCCGAGTCCTTCATGGCCATCACGTCGCCCGAACGCAGGTACGGCCGCAGCAACACCGTCACCAGCGTGGCGTTGACCAGCACGGCCAGCGCCGCCTTCCAGCCGAACGTGCTGAACATGAAGGCGCTATCCCAACCCCAGGTGGACGCCACCATCAACACCGGCGGCGCGGCGTACGACGTCAGCGTGCCACCGATGGAAATGTTGACGAACAAGACGCCCAGCGCCAGGTACTTCAAGCGTTCCGGCATCTCGCGATGAAACACCTGCGGCGCCAGCATCATGGCGGCAATCGTCATGGCGGCCGGCTCGGTCACCAACGAGCCTGCCAGGGGCACCAGCGCCAGGCACAACCAGGCCTTGGCGGTCTGGTCGCGCACCGGCAACAGCCGGGCCACGCGTTCAACCAGACGCATCACCACCGTCAGCACCGGCAAGGATGCCGCGATGACCATCACCACAAAAACAAAGGCGGGCTCGGTGTAGTTGCGCGATTCGGCATACGCCAGCGCCGTTTCGCCCGACGCGGCCAACGCCATCAAGACCAGCAATATCGCCGCCCAGAAACCGAACACCACTTCGACTTCACCCAGCAGATGCAGCAGCCCGCCATGGCGCTTGCTGCGATGCGCCAGGCGCAGGAACAGCGGCGCCGAAAAGGTGTGCACCAGGGCAAGGGCGAAAACAAGGGCGGCGATGATTTGCAGTGCGGACTCTGTCACGTGTCGGTTCCTGTACGTAAGCGGCGGTCTAGCCGAATTGAATTGCGCGGCGGCTACACCCGCGCCACCTCGACCCAAAGGCGCGCCATGACGACGTGCCTGACCAGTTCAAAAAGATGCGCCGGGGCGCTGGCGGGCACCAGCACCCGCCGTATCAAGGCCTGCAAGTCCACCCGGACGCAGGGCGTGGAGGCGGCGCGGTCGCGTTGCTGAAACAGTGTACGCAGCCGCACGCGGCTTTGGCACGGCATGTCGATTTTCAGTTCGGCATCCTCGGGCGCCAGCACCGCGTCATGCAGCGCATCCAGCGTCGTGCAGACATACACCGATTCCGGCTGCGCGCAGTCGCCGTCAATCCGCCGGCGCCATTCCTGCGTGCCCACCAGCGCGGACGCGGCGCCTTGCGCGGGCGGGTCGAAACGCAGATGGCTGAATTCAAGCAGTTCAATGAATTCCACAAAGGGCAGTTCGCGCACCACGGTCAAGTCACCGCACCGCATGTCGCCCCGCGCAGGCCAATCCGATTGCTTCATGACACGCTCCCATCAATGGAAAAGGGGGCCAGCCGACAGCCCCCTTTTCACCTTTCAGTACGACATCGGCACGCGATCAGGCGCCGGCCTGAGCCCTTTCAAGCTCGCGGACCCGCTTGCGGTTGCGCACCGTCGAGAACACCAGCCAGGCGGCAAGCGCCAGGATGGCGTAGACAAAGCCGGCGCTGATCGGGCGATCGATGAACACGCTCATGCTGCCGCGCGACAGCAGCAGCGCACGCCGGAAGTTCTCTTCGACCATCGGCCCCAGCACGAAACCCAGCAACAGCGGCGCGGGCGAAAAGCGCAGCTTCAGGAACAGGTAGCCCACCAAGCCCAGCACCAGCACCATGCCCACATCGAACAGGTTGTTGTTGGTGCTGTAGACGCCGACACACACGAAGAACAGCGCGGACGGGAACAGGTACTTGTACGGCACCTTCAGCAGCCGTGCCCACATGCCGATCAGCGGCAGGTTCATGACCACCAGCATGACGTTGCCGATCCAGAAGCTGGCGATCAGCCCCCAGAACAGGTCGGCGTGTTCGGTCACCATCTGCGGACCCGGCTGGATACCGTGGATGATCAGCGCGCCCAGCATCAGGGCCATCACCGAGTCGCCGGGAATACCCAGGCTCATGGTCGGGATGAAGCTGGTTTGCGCCGCCGAGTTATTGGCCGCTTCCGGACCCGCCACGCCTTCGATGGCGCCGTTGCCAAAGCGCTTGGGCGTCTTGGACACGCGCTTTTCCACCGCATAGGACATGAACGACGCAATGGTCGCGCCCGTGCCCGGCAAGATGCCCAGGATTGCGCCTATGGCGCTGCCGCGCGCAATCGGCATGGCCGACTTCTTGATGTCGCCGGGTTCAGGCCGCACCGACATCTTGGGGCCCGCGCCCACCGTCGTGGCCTTGCCGATGCGGTTGACGTTGGCGAAGAAGTCCGCCAAGCCGAACAGGCCCATCGCCAGCGCCACCAGGGGCACACCGTCGCTCAGCTCGATGACGCCGAAGCCGTAACGGATCGTGCCCGTGTTGACGTCGGTACCCACCACGCCCAGCAGCAAGCCCAGGAACACCATGGCGATGCCCTTGATGGCCGAGCCCTTGGCCAGCGTGGCGCCGGCGAACAGGCCCAGCATCATCATCGAAAAATATTCCGCCGGTCCGAACTGGAAGGCCACTTCCACCAGCATCGGCGAGAACAGAATCATGATGATGATGCCCACGCTGGCGCCCACGAACGACGACATGACCAGCATGAACAGCGCCGACCCCGACTTGCCCTGGCGGGCCAGCGGGTTGCCGTCCAGGCAGGTCACCGCGTGTGACGGCG
Coding sequences:
- a CDS encoding tripartite tricarboxylate transporter permease, producing the protein MDLFDNVLHGFSVALQWENLLWSLFGVFMGNMIGVLPGMGVLAAISILLPLTYAMTPVAALMMLAGIYYGAQYGGGITCILLNLPGTPSHAVTCLDGNPLARQGKSGSALFMLVMSSFVGASVGIIIMILFSPMLVEVAFQFGPAEYFSMMMLGLFAGATLAKGSAIKGIAMVFLGLLLGVVGTDVNTGTIRYGFGVIELSDGVPLVALAMGLFGLADFFANVNRIGKATTVGAGPKMSVRPEPGDIKKSAMPIARGSAIGAILGILPGTGATIASFMSYAVEKRVSKTPKRFGNGAIEGVAGPEAANNSAAQTSFIPTMSLGIPGDSVMALMLGALIIHGIQPGPQMVTEHADLFWGLIASFWIGNVMLVVMNLPLIGMWARLLKVPYKYLFPSALFFVCVGVYSTNNNLFDVGMVLVLGLVGYLFLKLRFSPAPLLLGFVLGPMVEENFRRALLLSRGSMSVFIDRPISAGFVYAILALAAWLVFSTVRNRKRVRELERAQAGA
- a CDS encoding response regulator, which encodes MRILIIEDDPLIGDGLKSGLRLLGYAVDWFTNSRDGDHAMGVVHYDAVVLDLGLPGEDGVALLTRWRHAGRTLPVVILTAREAVESRIAGLDAGADDYLIKPIALDELAARLRAVTRRVAGKPEPVWRHGDLDYHPALHEVHWKGQKVDLTTREALLLELFLTHPNRVLTRDFIRDKLYDWEAELESNALEVFVHHLRKKIHPKIVRTVRGSGYALGKVDAES
- a CDS encoding putative Na+/H+ antiporter gives rise to the protein MTESALQIIAALVFALALVHTFSAPLFLRLAHRSKRHGGLLHLLGEVEVVFGFWAAILLVLMALAASGETALAYAESRNYTEPAFVFVVMVIAASLPVLTVVMRLVERVARLLPVRDQTAKAWLCLALVPLAGSLVTEPAAMTIAAMMLAPQVFHREMPERLKYLALGVLFVNISIGGTLTSYAAPPVLMVASTWGWDSAFMFSTFGWKAALAVLVNATLVTVLLRPYLRSGDVMAMKDSAVPMSPVVIIVHLFFLAAVVLSAHHPILFLALFLFFIGYTQAYKAHQSPLIIKEALLVGFFLAGLVVLGGMQQWWLQPIVSGLEPNVLFVGALALTAITDNAALTYLGSLIDGISSQAQYMLVAGAVAGGGLTVIANAPNPAGVALLRGSFANGAVSMPGLLAGALIPTLVSASFLFFL
- a CDS encoding thermostable hemolysin, producing the protein MASRPASAVATLHVHAPEDPMRARVESYIRQRYQQRFGAQINDWLPTLVSVQSDGEILAAAGYRGAADPLFLERYLAAPIEKYLLDEGALVARGRIVEAGQFAAVRPGAGRLLVPLLARHLHQQGFDWAVSTLTRELHQLFVRMGLAHQPLCTATADHLSEHERADWGTYYAHGPQVFAGRLHAILARFPEQAA
- a CDS encoding ATP-binding protein, with protein sequence MTLQRRLIVAVLLAAPFAWLVTIAGSYWRASHEINELYDTDMLRLAQQTIAVAGLIPESVTTVPLPAPAPSSADTGDAGLGDLSVAIWRGPHDARVLDPEAQQFPREEQREGFFNSVVNGVPWRLVYLSDAASNTRVAVGQRIGERDDLAIAYVASQILPWLLGLPVLIALLIFAVRRAIRPVRDLSAQLERRRPDDANPLPTANVPGELKVLVDAMNGLLARVGSLIEQERRLTADAAHELRTPLAAVRAQWDVAQRTEDPAERKQAQASVTRGIERLDRLVSQLLTMARLDSANHADFGGSVDWRIVAEQAVGDCLWIADRRDVEIAVEWPDGNVQPLPTAGDEGALTIMLKNLLDNAIRYGPRQSRVRLSFGSADITVDDEGTGIAPDVLPRLGDRFLRAAGHEEAGSGLGVSIARRIAHNHGLRIDFAMREATDGFGRGLRVSLRRGQ
- a CDS encoding AMP-binding protein, whose translation is MNPHDFFSLLNEPARARLPALRTVAHAVDHAALLSRIEARAQVLAAHGARVVASLMDNGADWIVHDLACLKAGVVHVPLPLFFTPGQWRDTLNAAGVNVVVGPASIQPLLQAFGFEALESLPDTSVLFRRAVAAVALPARTAKITFTSGSTGSPKGVCLGAQEMLAVAASLAEATRPLGIVRHLSALPLPVLLENIAGVYSPLIEGAAVCVRPLNEVGLQGSSRFDPAVFHRALMDADAQSVIVLPQMLRAYAGWLHATATRAPAALRLMAVGGAAVGKGLLDAARALGLPAYEGYGLSEACSVQTLNLPGAKRNGSCGRPLPHAKVRVAPDGEIEIAGTHALGYLGELTAPREWLATGDLGHLDEAGFLHVQGRKKNVLITGFGRNVSPEWIELALGGQACIAQAVVLGEGQPELGAVIWPLGDVDDATLQAAIDRVNTTLPDYARIGRWVRARAEFSAASGLSTPNGRARRAAVAALHADLFSRTSAQPLA
- a CDS encoding TenA family transcriptional regulator, with translation MTFFEQLLDQTRQGRQALVATPIIQDCLRGDVSLPAYKAFLQEAYHHVTHTVPLMHALRARLPARLSWMQSAVDEYIEEETGHDEWILNDLRALGISADAVHAAGPGAATEIMVAYAYDTIARKNPISFFGMVHVLEGTSVALALNAADQIQSKLALPATAFSYLRSHGTLDQEHTAHFADLMNRLDSAADQAAVVHAANMFYHLYGAIFQALPRAASQGAGA
- a CDS encoding SDR family oxidoreductase encodes the protein MSPRDASVVLTGAAGGLGSAIARRLVDEGARLLLVGRTAGPLLALAQSLNAGATDRLRVDALVVDVTTDSGRAAIVDAAAARGANVLINNAAVAAFGPADRLQADEAHRVMETNVVAPMMLIAGMLPVLRSHPRAQVLNIGSTLGSLGVPGFSVYGASKAALRLYTEALRRELADTGIRVQYYAPRGIDTPFNTPEVQAFNQATGSANDTPQAIAARVLRMLQRESSQGFAGGVEAIAARLNGLCPEWLDGAFSKHRRALTANKFPTGSSS